A region from the Sulfurospirillum oryzae genome encodes:
- the secE gene encoding preprotein translocase subunit SecE yields the protein MEKLRAYYHHSKAELSKVIFPTKEQIRNAFISVFVVVTVISLFLALIDAIMSFSLSSLI from the coding sequence ATGGAAAAATTAAGAGCTTATTATCATCATTCTAAAGCTGAATTGTCAAAAGTTATTTTTCCGACTAAAGAACAGATTCGAAATGCTTTCATTTCTGTTTTCGTTGTCGTAACCGTAATTTCACTCTTCTTAGCGTTGATTGATGCTATTATGTCTTTTTCTTTATCTTCTTTAATTTAA
- the rpmG gene encoding 50S ribosomal protein L33, whose product MTVKIGLKCSECGDINYTTTKNSKTVTEKVELSKYCPRLKKHTVHKEVKLKS is encoded by the coding sequence ATGACCGTTAAAATCGGACTAAAGTGTTCTGAATGTGGTGACATTAATTACACTACAACCAAAAACAGCAAGACAGTTACTGAAAAAGTTGAACTTAGCAAGTATTGTCCAAGACTGAAAAAACACACTGTTCACAAAGAAGTGAAATTAAAAAGTTAA
- the tuf gene encoding elongation factor Tu has translation MAKEKFSRTKPHVNIGTIGHVDHGKTTLTAAISAVLATKGLCEFKDYDGIDNAPEERERGITIATSHIEYETENRHYAHVDCPGHADYVKNMITGAAQMDGAILVVSAADGPMPQTREHILLSRQVGVPYIVVFMNKADMVDDEELLELVEMEIRELLSVYDFPGDDTPIVSGSALKALEEAKAGTVGPWGQKILDLMAAVDAYIPVPQRETEKDFLMPIEDVFSISGRGTVVTGKIERGAVKIGETIEIVGIKDTKTTTVTGVEMFRKEMERGEAGDNCGILLRGIKKEEVERGMVLCKPKSITPHTDFEAEIYVLSKEEGGRHTPFFNNYRPQFYVRTTDVTGSITLPEGTEMVMPGDNVKIKVALIAPIALEEGTRFAIREGGRTVGAGVVSTIIK, from the coding sequence ATGGCAAAAGAAAAGTTCTCTAGAACCAAGCCACACGTTAACATTGGAACCATCGGTCACGTTGATCATGGTAAAACTACGCTTACAGCTGCAATCTCAGCAGTTCTAGCGACAAAAGGTCTTTGTGAATTTAAAGATTACGATGGTATTGATAACGCTCCTGAAGAGAGAGAGCGCGGTATTACTATTGCAACTTCTCACATTGAATATGAAACAGAAAATCGCCACTACGCTCACGTAGACTGTCCAGGTCACGCGGATTACGTTAAAAACATGATTACTGGTGCTGCTCAAATGGACGGCGCGATCCTTGTTGTTTCTGCAGCAGATGGTCCTATGCCACAAACTCGTGAGCACATTCTTCTTTCACGTCAAGTAGGTGTTCCTTATATCGTTGTTTTCATGAACAAAGCTGATATGGTTGATGACGAAGAACTTCTTGAACTCGTTGAAATGGAAATTCGCGAACTTCTTTCTGTTTATGACTTCCCAGGTGACGATACTCCAATCGTTTCTGGTTCAGCTCTTAAAGCACTTGAAGAAGCAAAAGCTGGTACTGTTGGACCATGGGGTCAAAAAATTCTTGATCTTATGGCAGCAGTTGATGCTTATATTCCAGTTCCACAACGTGAAACTGAAAAAGATTTCTTGATGCCAATCGAAGACGTATTCTCAATTTCAGGTCGTGGTACCGTTGTTACAGGTAAAATCGAAAGAGGCGCTGTAAAAATTGGTGAGACTATTGAAATCGTAGGTATCAAAGACACAAAAACTACAACTGTAACTGGTGTTGAAATGTTCCGTAAAGAGATGGAGCGTGGTGAAGCTGGTGATAACTGTGGTATCTTGCTACGTGGTATCAAAAAAGAAGAAGTTGAGCGTGGTATGGTTCTTTGTAAGCCAAAATCAATCACTCCTCACACTGACTTTGAAGCTGAAATCTATGTTCTTTCAAAAGAAGAGGGTGGTAGACATACTCCATTCTTTAACAACTATAGACCACAATTCTATGTTCGTACAACAGACGTAACAGGTTCTATCACATTACCAGAAGGTACTGAGATGGTTATGCCTGGTGATAACGTAAAAATTAAAGTAGCACTTATCGCACCTATCGCTCTTGAAGAAGGTACTCGTTTTGCAATCCGTGAGGGTGGTAGAACTGTTGGTGCGGGTGTTGTTTCTACAATCATCAAGTAA
- a CDS encoding YaaA family protein translates to MKILFSPSETKSPKQTSDSINENSFIFSYLYEKRYHVLARYQTLLEEHHLEKLEQLFGLKDEQKILLQASKNIFTTFTCKAIERYTGIAYDHLLFDTLDKNAQMYLETNVMIFSNLFGPILAGDMIPEYKLQQGQSLDGFKSELFYKEHFSNAIDEWIGEESVLDLRAGFYEKFYTLKRPYVTMKFLKNGKIVSHFAKAYRGQVLREVAFVKPRDEKELGNISFSGLRIREIIEQKLKREYVFDIID, encoded by the coding sequence ATGAAAATTTTATTCTCTCCAAGTGAAACCAAAAGCCCTAAACAGACCTCCGATTCTATCAATGAAAACAGCTTTATCTTTTCCTATTTATATGAAAAACGCTATCATGTATTAGCGCGCTATCAAACGCTTTTAGAGGAACATCATTTGGAGAAGTTGGAGCAACTTTTTGGGCTTAAAGATGAACAAAAGATACTTTTACAAGCCTCTAAAAATATTTTTACCACTTTTACATGTAAAGCCATTGAGCGTTATACAGGCATTGCGTACGATCATCTGCTTTTTGACACATTAGATAAGAACGCACAAATGTATCTTGAAACAAATGTTATGATCTTCTCCAACCTTTTTGGTCCTATTTTAGCGGGCGATATGATCCCAGAATATAAACTCCAGCAAGGTCAAAGTTTGGATGGTTTTAAGAGCGAGCTTTTCTATAAAGAACATTTTAGTAACGCTATAGACGAATGGATAGGAGAAGAGAGTGTTTTAGACTTGCGTGCTGGCTTTTATGAGAAATTCTACACCCTCAAACGACCTTACGTTACGATGAAATTTCTCAAAAATGGCAAGATTGTCAGTCACTTTGCAAAAGCCTATCGTGGGCAAGTTCTGCGTGAAGTTGCTTTTGTAAAACCTCGCGATGAAAAAGAGCTTGGAAACATCAGCTTTAGTGGGCTTCGCATCCGTGAAATCATAGAACAAAAACTCAAACGAGAATATGTCTTTGACATTATTGATTGA
- a CDS encoding bifunctional proline dehydrogenase/L-glutamate gamma-semialdehyde dehydrogenase: MKNQNEVMSRAIALAETWQNRASELVSDFDKKFHIKMNKMLSHPKDKVFLIELMDQSFRSKNPTRVANQIEYLFSKYDMASFFTTSERFLVFLFLNAGIYLPQISIPLFVSTIREDTKTVVLKGEDEPFNAHLAKRKSEGTRVNINLIGEVVLGEEEAEERIEKYLKVLENPNVDYISIKISTLFSQINALAYEETVSELVKRLSRIYAQAKKYSFTNAKGEKENKFINLDMEEYRDLSLTFSAFTQTLDLAEFQDFRAGIVLQAYLPDSHLWQQKLVEWAKKRVENGGVPIKMRLVKGANMEMEETEAGLRHWEMVTFTQKIDTDSNYKVMGEFALRAENAKYVNIGMASHNLFELAYGYELSREYGTTEYFSMEMLEGMCESARLAIKQISGEVILYAPIAKKEQFTNAIAYLVRRLDENTGVENFIRYSFGLKVGTPEWETQKQKFMASFENAKHIFIGAKRQQNRLTEKWENYEGGSFFTGYYHGEADTDFILPPNKEWARGIRAKWKKKAGEALGIAPVVVGGELILEREVKEVIDKSQLGEGVICGKYAIATKEDLEKAIAVAVEDKDGWRSLSVSERQKVLCLVANKVRAKRADLIGVAAAEVGKVFSETDVEVSEAIDFLEFYGHSARYFEGYKNLTCKGKGVGVVTPPWNFPIAIPVGGISAALAAGNCVIIKPASAAALCAYELCQCFWEAGVSQNTLQFVPCSGSLAGEHLIKNEKVDFVILTGGEETAYKMLESRPNLLLSAETGGKDATIVTAMSDRDQAIKNVIHSAFSNSGQKCSATSLLILEEEVYNDPHFKAGLIDAAKSLHVGSVWDFTNRLGTLANPVSGALKHALENLEVGESWALAPSYADENEYMLKPCIKWGVKEGSFCHMNELFGPVLSVMCAKDLKHAIEIVNATGYGLTSGIESLDEREVAYWKKHLKAGNLYINRGTTGAVVLRQPFGGLGKSAVGAGRKAGIHNYITQFMDFEEVAVPKINHSVSHKFIHLIEGWSDGCSKGAHVGFKEDFEKLSLALGSYFENYEEEFSKEKDFVKVRGEDNLFRYLPLSKITIRVSKEDGLFDVMSRILAAKIAKIALHVSIDMSVEDSVVSFLYENKESILEPHDTLVREDEMNFTRSFDRVDKIFYAHEALISAFVYQEAAKKAKCIVRSKPLMEGRVELLHYFAEQSISHSYHRYGNLGARGIKA; this comes from the coding sequence CACACCCCAAAGATAAAGTCTTTTTGATCGAACTCATGGATCAGAGCTTTCGAAGTAAAAATCCTACGCGTGTTGCCAATCAGATCGAGTATCTTTTCTCAAAATACGACATGGCATCATTTTTTACAACCTCGGAGCGCTTTTTAGTCTTCTTATTTCTCAACGCAGGTATTTACCTGCCTCAAATCTCCATTCCACTGTTTGTCAGCACCATCAGAGAAGACACCAAAACAGTGGTCTTAAAAGGCGAAGATGAGCCATTTAACGCTCACTTGGCTAAACGTAAAAGTGAGGGCACACGTGTTAATATCAATCTCATCGGCGAAGTCGTGTTAGGCGAAGAAGAAGCAGAAGAGCGCATCGAAAAGTACCTTAAAGTGCTTGAAAATCCTAATGTTGACTATATCTCTATCAAAATCTCAACGCTCTTTTCGCAGATTAACGCCCTAGCGTATGAAGAGACCGTTTCGGAGTTGGTCAAGCGGTTGAGTCGCATCTACGCACAAGCAAAAAAGTACAGCTTCACCAATGCCAAAGGTGAAAAAGAGAACAAATTTATCAACCTTGATATGGAAGAGTACCGTGACCTTTCTCTTACGTTTAGTGCCTTTACCCAAACACTCGATCTTGCTGAGTTTCAAGATTTCCGTGCGGGGATTGTGCTTCAAGCCTACCTTCCTGATTCTCATTTATGGCAGCAAAAATTGGTCGAGTGGGCTAAAAAACGTGTTGAAAATGGGGGTGTTCCGATCAAAATGCGCCTCGTTAAGGGTGCTAATATGGAGATGGAAGAGACAGAAGCGGGGCTTCGTCACTGGGAAATGGTCACCTTTACTCAAAAAATTGACACCGATAGCAACTACAAAGTGATGGGCGAATTTGCTCTAAGGGCTGAAAATGCGAAGTATGTCAACATCGGCATGGCTTCACACAATCTGTTTGAATTGGCGTATGGGTATGAGCTCTCACGTGAGTATGGCACGACCGAGTACTTTAGCATGGAGATGCTAGAAGGCATGTGTGAGTCGGCACGCCTTGCGATTAAACAGATCAGCGGGGAAGTTATTTTATACGCACCGATTGCGAAAAAAGAGCAGTTTACCAACGCCATAGCTTATCTGGTCAGACGTTTGGATGAAAATACGGGGGTTGAAAATTTTATTCGCTACTCTTTTGGTCTTAAAGTGGGCACACCCGAATGGGAAACACAAAAGCAGAAATTTATGGCCTCTTTTGAAAACGCCAAACATATTTTTATAGGTGCTAAACGTCAGCAAAACAGGCTTACGGAGAAGTGGGAAAATTATGAAGGTGGAAGTTTCTTTACGGGGTACTATCATGGTGAAGCCGACACCGACTTTATCTTGCCACCGAATAAAGAGTGGGCGAGAGGTATTCGTGCAAAATGGAAGAAAAAAGCGGGTGAAGCGCTTGGCATTGCGCCTGTGGTGGTGGGGGGTGAGTTGATTTTAGAGCGTGAAGTCAAAGAGGTCATCGACAAGTCTCAACTGGGAGAGGGCGTGATATGTGGCAAATACGCCATCGCAACCAAAGAGGATTTAGAAAAAGCCATCGCGGTTGCCGTAGAAGATAAAGACGGTTGGAGAAGTCTAAGTGTGAGTGAGCGCCAAAAAGTCCTCTGTTTGGTCGCCAATAAAGTACGCGCTAAAAGAGCTGATCTGATCGGTGTCGCTGCGGCTGAAGTAGGAAAAGTCTTTAGTGAAACCGATGTTGAGGTGAGTGAAGCCATCGACTTTTTAGAGTTTTACGGTCACAGTGCGCGCTATTTTGAGGGCTATAAAAATCTTACATGTAAAGGCAAAGGGGTGGGTGTTGTAACACCACCTTGGAACTTTCCGATTGCGATTCCCGTGGGTGGCATCAGTGCGGCATTAGCGGCTGGAAACTGTGTTATCATCAAGCCAGCCAGCGCAGCAGCGCTTTGCGCGTATGAGCTTTGCCAATGTTTCTGGGAAGCAGGAGTCAGTCAAAATACACTCCAATTTGTACCCTGCTCGGGAAGTTTGGCGGGTGAGCATCTCATCAAAAACGAGAAAGTGGATTTTGTCATTTTAACGGGCGGTGAAGAGACCGCGTATAAAATGCTAGAAAGTCGCCCCAACCTTCTTCTAAGCGCGGAGACGGGTGGAAAAGACGCCACCATTGTCACCGCGATGAGTGATCGCGATCAAGCGATTAAAAATGTGATTCACTCCGCTTTTTCCAATAGCGGTCAAAAATGTTCCGCAACGTCACTTTTGATTTTAGAAGAAGAGGTTTACAATGACCCACACTTTAAAGCAGGGCTGATTGATGCGGCTAAGAGTTTACATGTAGGCTCGGTGTGGGACTTTACCAATCGTTTAGGAACCCTTGCCAATCCGGTGAGTGGAGCGCTAAAACATGCACTTGAAAACCTTGAAGTAGGCGAGAGTTGGGCGTTAGCACCTTCGTATGCAGACGAAAACGAATACATGCTCAAACCGTGCATTAAATGGGGCGTAAAAGAGGGCAGTTTTTGCCACATGAACGAGCTTTTTGGCCCCGTACTCTCTGTGATGTGTGCAAAAGACTTGAAGCATGCCATCGAGATTGTCAATGCCACAGGATACGGGTTGACTTCGGGCATTGAGTCATTGGATGAGCGCGAAGTGGCGTATTGGAAAAAACATCTCAAAGCGGGAAATCTTTACATCAATCGTGGCACAACGGGAGCTGTAGTACTACGTCAACCTTTTGGAGGGTTAGGCAAATCAGCCGTGGGCGCAGGTAGAAAAGCGGGTATTCACAATTACATCACACAGTTTATGGACTTTGAAGAGGTAGCCGTGCCTAAAATCAACCACTCGGTAAGCCATAAATTTATCCATCTTATTGAGGGCTGGAGTGATGGCTGCAGTAAAGGTGCGCATGTTGGGTTCAAAGAGGATTTTGAAAAACTGAGCCTTGCTCTTGGAAGTTATTTTGAAAATTACGAAGAAGAATTTAGTAAAGAGAAGGATTTTGTGAAAGTAAGAGGCGAAGACAATCTCTTTAGGTATCTCCCGCTTTCAAAAATTACAATCCGTGTAAGTAAAGAGGATGGGCTTTTTGATGTCATGAGCCGTATTTTAGCGGCTAAAATTGCTAAAATAGCTTTACATGTCAGCATTGATATGAGCGTTGAAGACAGTGTGGTTTCATTCCTTTATGAAAACAAAGAGAGCATTCTTGAACCACATGATACGCTTGTACGTGAAGATGAAATGAATTTCACGCGCTCCTTTGATCGTGTGGATAAAATTTTCTATGCGCATGAAGCACTGATTTCGGCTTTTGTCTATCAAGAAGCGGCAAAAAAAGCGAAGTGTATTGTAAGGTCGAAACCTTTAATGGAAGGACGCGTAGAGTTGTTGCACTATTTCGCTGAACAGAGTATTTCGCACAGTTATCATCGTTACGGAAATCTAGGAGCCAGAGGCATTAAAGCCTAA